The Vidua chalybeata isolate OUT-0048 chromosome 6, bVidCha1 merged haplotype, whole genome shotgun sequence genome has a segment encoding these proteins:
- the LOC128789575 gene encoding uncharacterized protein LOC128789575 yields MGSQVSTKEKAQVSTEEKAIVSVWTLMLVQRGIKCDKKALRTLLQWCRNHGVDATIEAAFIIKNWERAGELIFDSASRGDETAKNIMTSWRLVLDTLKLLKPEQNAKAAAEAPPAPCAKTPGDSGAQKGAVGRVGATSSSQVERTGEKLEGKQPSSVPPIPATPPVPCTPTPPCPAPLVTTNPFSPPLPMDDWSDDKLLLTAPPVLDRPNHNLSMETGAGSQAVLGAESSTRELPALGVAGHCIPPCPQPKPEKPKEAPPLTDLWDPKRRSPSCRPPADPQEDVFTMQPVSAAISGYDRVRSWQHFKLEAFASGDLEIAERLSVPMPRLFLGGQEPVCGMTGATISAYNPVSFWQQMKSMAVASGDYEVAELISLPASPLFSSGQELQNNGTAPYIRVAFKILSQLRQLATQHGLGSPVVARMLRLLAEGEMTPFDIKQIARLLCNPMQYLMFESTWEQYAEKQGLRNLALPKQDPCFGAGVPQLLGLPPVNNPQLQARLNPLILAQATDLGMQALMEVGNMALATPTQSFAKIKQGPKEPYMQFIERLKDAMEKQIVNNDAKNLLILSLARDNANEDCKKAIDLLQRKNPSLDEMIDACAEVGTVSYKMFADLLGDSLAATLRSYQCYGCGQLGHRKANCPHRSNSLGTCQKRRPVPVVGNCYRCGKRGHFAKQCKSKFHANGQPLSG; encoded by the coding sequence ATGGGATCTCAAGTGTCAACCAAAGAAAAAGCTCAAGTGTCAACCGAAGAAAAAGCTATAGTGAGTGTATGGACCCTTATGTTGGTCCAACGAGGGATAAAATGTGATAAAAAGGCACTCCGTACTTTATTGCAGTGGTGTAGGAACCATGGGGTAGATGCCACCATAGAAGCtgcatttattattaaaaactGGGAACGGGCTGGTGAATTGATTTTTGATTCAGCCTCTCGTGGTGATGAGACTGCTAAAAATATTATGACTTCCTGGAGGCTGGTGCTGGATACCTTGAAACTGCTGAAACCTGAGCaaaatgcaaaagcagcagctgaggcaccACCGGCACCATGTGCCAAGACACCCGGTGATAGTGGAGCTCAAAAGGGAGCGGTTGGGAGAGTAGGTGCCACATCGAGTTCGCAGGTGGAAAGGACGGGCGAGAAACTAGAAGGGAAGCAGCCGTCATCCGTGCCTCCTATCCCTGCAACTCCGCCTGTGCCATGTACACCTACACCCCCGTGTCCTGCACCCCTGGTTACCACAAACCCattctctcctcctctgcctaTGGATGACTGGAGTGATGATAAACTTCTGCTGACAGCCCCGCCAGTGCTTGATAGGCCCAATCACAACCTCAGCATGGAAACAGGAGCCGGGAGCCAAGCGGTGCTCGGTGCTGAGAGTTCCaccagggagctgccagcactcGGAGTGGCAGGACACTGCATCCCACCGTGTCCACAGCCAAAGCCTGAGAAGCCCAAGGAAGCCCCTCCATTAACAGATTTGTGGGATCCTAAAAGGCGAAGCCCAAGTTGTCGCCCCCCTGCTGACCCTCAGGAGGATGTTTTTACCATGCAACCAGTGTCAGCTGCTATCTCAGGATATGATCGAGTTAGGTCTTGGCAGCATTTTAAATTGGAGGCATTTGCTAGTGGGGATCTCGAAATCGCTGAACGACTTTCTGTACCAATGCCCCGTCTGTTCTTGGGTGGCCAAGAGCCTGTGTGTGGGATGACTGGGGCTACTATCTCAGCATACAATCCAGTTAGTTTTTGGCAACAGATGAAATCAATGGCAGTTGCTAGTGGAGATTACGAAGTTGCTGAACTAATTTCTTTACCTGCATCGCCACTGTTCTCAAGTGGCCAAGAGCTGCAAAACAATGGGACTGCACCCTACATACGTGTCGCCTTTAAAATTCTCTCCCAGCTACGCCAACTAGCCACCCAACATGGACTGGGCTCTCCAGTCGTAGCAAGGATGTTACGGCTTCTAGCTGAAGGTGAAATGACACCCTTTGATATCAAGCAAATAGCGAGGTTGCTCTGTAACCCGATGCAATACCTAATGTTTGAGTCCACCTGGGAGCAATATGCGGAAAAGCAAGGGCTGCGTAATTTAGCGCTGCCGAAGCAAGATCCATGCTTTGGGGCAGGGGTCCCTCAACTTCTGGGATTGCCTCCCGTAAATAACCCACAGTTGCAAGCACGCCTAAATCCTTTGATATTGGCGCAGGCAACAGATTTAGGAATGCAGGCCCTGATGGAAGTGGGAAACATGGCATTGGCAACACCAACTCAGAGTTTTGCAAAAATTAAGCAGGGCCCCAAAGAGCCTTATATGCAATTTATAGAACGATTAAAAGATGCAATGGAAAAGCAAATAGTAAATAACGATGCAAAAAATCTGTTGATACTGTCATTGGCACGAGACAATGCAAATGAAGACTGCAAGAAAGCTATAGACctattacaaagaaaaaatccatCCTTAGATGAAATGATTGATGCATGTGCTGAAGTTGGAACTGTATCCTATAAAATGTTTGCTGATTTGTTAGGTGATTCCTTGGCAGCTACTCTAAGGTCATACCAATGCTATGGATGTGGGCAACTAGGCCACAGGAAAGCAAATTGTCCCCATAGGTCCAACTCATTGGGAACATGCCAGAAACGGAGACCTGTGCCTGTAGTGGGAAACTGTTACCGATGTGGAAAACGCGGTCATTTTGCCAAGCAATGCAAGTCTAAATTCCACGCTAATGGACAGCCTCTTAGTGGATAG